The genomic interval TTTTAGAGTACATACATTTTCTTCACCTAGAAAGCATTTCTCCACAAAACAACATGAGATGATGTAAGGTTGGTAAGAGTCATCATTGTATAGGCTTCTATAGAAATGTTAAAACAAGAATTAACGACAGGTTGCCTGACCTTTTCATCAAGAAAAACATCCCCAGCAAAATGGGGTCTGAAGTCTTGAATCTCTGTACCAATGTCTTCTTTGACAACAGCATACAGAGGGACCCCAAGCTGGTCCAGCTGGGGCTTCAGAGAGGACAGCTCAGCAGCCTCCTGCAAGGACAACACCACCAGTCAAATCAGCAACAGGCAAGTTCCTCTTTACTGAACTAAAATAGAGAAGAATGCATCAAGATTACCTCTCTGCACAAAAATCATCCAGGCCTCCGTACAACCATGATCACTGCACCCGACTTCTCCCACAGGGTTTGAGCTTTAAATGTCTTGTCATCTGCATGAATACCAGTGGAAATCATcagtaaaataaaccaaaacctaatccaacAATCAGAACTGCATTATTGATTTCTGCACCAAACCAAAGGTTAACTACCCATGTCTGATATCAAAAAACAGCTGCTCTactccatccatacatccattatcttccgcttctccggggttcgggtcgcgggggcagcatcctaagcaatgaggcccagacctccctttccccagcgacttccactagctctccgagggggattccgaggcgctcccaggccagctgggcaatataatcacgccagcgtgtcctgggtcttccccggggtctcctcccaggtggacttgcctgtgacacctcccgagggaggcgtccaggaggcatcctaaccagatgcccgaaccacctcagctggctcctcttgacgtgaagaagcagcggctctactccgagtccctcccggatgaccaaacttctcaccctatctctaagggagagtccagacaccctgcggaggaaactcatttcagccgcttgtattcgcaatcttattctttcggtcattacccaaagctcatgaccataggtgaaggtgggaatgtagatcgaccggtaaatcgagagccttgccttatggctcagctctttctttaccacaacagactggtaaaagcccgcatcactgctgacccagcaccaatccgcctgtcaatctcccgctcccttgtaccatcactcatgaacaagaccccgagatgcttgaactcctccacttgaggcaagagcctatccccgacccagagagggctctccgcccttttccacctgagaaccatggtctcggatttagaggtactgattctcatcccggccgcttcacattcggctgcaaaccgattcagcaaaagctgaagttcgcggcctgatgtccccaataggaccacatcatctgcaaacagcagcgatgtgaccctgaggtcaccaaaccggacaccctccatcccctgactgcgcctagaaattctatccataaaaattatgaatagaatcggtgacaaagggcagccctgacagagtccaactctcactgggaacgagtctgacttactgccggctatgcgaaccaaactccagctttgtttgtacagggcctgaatggctcgtagcaaagagccatgtaccctgtactcccgaagcacctcccaaggaataccccagggaacacagtcgaatgccttctccagattcacaaagcacatgtggactggttgggcaaactcccatgaaccctccagaatggagagggtgaagagttggtccagtgttccacgaccagggcagaacccgcactgctcctcctggatcgactataagccggactctcttctccagtacccctgcatagaccttaccagggaggctgaggagtgtgatttccctgtagttggaacacaccctccggtccccttttttaaaaagaggcacaaccaccccagtctgccaatccagtggcaccgcccccaatgcccacgcaatgttgaaaaggcgtgtcagccaggacagccccacaacatccagagccttgcggagctcagggcggatctcatccacacctggagccctgccgccaaggagcttcttaactaccttagcgacttcggcctcagtaatggacaagcctatttccagactctgcctcctcactggagaacgtgtcgatgggattgagaaggtcctcaaattattccttccaccacccaatgacgtcttcagtcgaagtcagcagcacaccatctctactatatacagtgctagtggcacactgctttccccttctgagtcgccagaatcttttcggagccaacctaaagtcactttccaaggcctcaccaaactcctcccacacacgggtttttgccttggcgacgactgaaacCGCAGATCGCTTgacctgtcgatacctgccagctgcctctggtatCCCACAGgacaaccatgcccggtaggactccttcaccatgagtaaatgcccggccaccagacgctcgctggcgagcccctcccccaggcctagcaccagggtggggccccggtaaccctgttccgggcagggtacacaagtcctgttttcgtcttttcataggggtcaTTATGGACCACATTTTGTCTGACccgtcacctaggaccagtttgccatgggagaccctaccaggagcttttgctccagacaacatagctcctaggatcattcaagcacgcaaactcctccaccacgataaggtggtgatccatggagaggagcTGCTCTACTCATGTTCTGAATAATAACAAAACTTACTTCTGTGAAACCGTTCATTTTTTTACTGACCTCCAAAGGTAGTTTTGAGGTCAGCATCCTCCAGGTACTCTACAGTGGCAGGTTCAGGCTTGGTCAGGAAAAGGTCTGTGTTGGCAAGAATTATGCCTGCTATGGCAGCTCCCACAGCTCCAAGGCCCAGGGACCACATGCCCATGGCAAGTGTCTGGCCCTCCAAGACTGCTGGTGATGCTGTAGTGggatgacagaaaaaaaagaaggttacataaacatttatttcaacAAGCTTGGAATGATGGCATATTTGGAAAAACTGCAATAAAGGACGGCTATCAGTTTAATCTTTGACTGACAGGCAAAAAGCATTTTTCCCTTCAACCTGGCAGCAAAGAACCGAACATCCTCCCACACTAAATAACCTGCCTGCCAAATAAGACTATAACATTAGGGATTTTATCAAACACAAGCAGAGGAGGTCAGAGCAGTACCTTTTGATTCAAGGATGTTGGGCTGGCTGTTCTTGACCCTCTCAGAAGGTTGATTTGCTGAATATGCATGAATGCTGATACAACTACAGGATACTGGTGACTTTAAGTATGGCCGGCACCTTGGGTGGagtttgttcattaaaaactgaGGTTTCTTATCTAGGGATGGGCCTGCTAGCCAGAGAGGCTCCGCTGCAGTGGAGTTACAGTTATACACTTGTGTTTTAACAGAGTTATTCACATGAGAGATACAGCGGCCTCTTCTGAAGAACAGGGCTATTCGCTTGGGCTGTACCTTTATAAAGGCCATTGCTGGCATCCACACTAGGTTCTCTTGTTCTCTATCAGGTAAAAAGCATATGTCAAGAATGCGctggaaaggaaaggaaaaaatgacCTCTAAGCACAAGATCACATTCCAAAAGTATTATCTAGTATTAAATACAAGCAGCATTCATGCAGACTGAGTTAAGTACAGGGACGCGCTTGCAGCTTTTGTGTGGAAATGCAACGCACTTCAAGCACACGGACACGCCATTTGACTTTCAGTGTCACGGAGTTAAACTGGGAACAGACAGGCttgaaacacaaatacagcGTGAACATGTCTGCTTGGTAACTGCTGAAAGAAAATGTATCAAATATGCAAACATGAGGCTGACGTTGGTTATTTGCCACCTTTTTATGTAACTTTTCCATTACACATTAAATGGTCCAGCAGTTacactcacacaacacacaaaaaaagaaagtggttctatatagagccatgaacactcaaagaactgttTGCATGAGTAAAaaattctttgcattgtgaaagagttcttcagattgatcaTGTGCTGTTAatggtcctatacagaacctttttgaaaagggttacatagcaccaaaaagttgtAATAATAGCAGACACCTTTTGGGTCCtatatgtttttcaaaaaggttctacacactGAATACCCTTCTTTTCAttgtaaatgctgcaccatttaagttcGAAGAGACAATTCGATACAAGCAGCATCCATGCAGACTGAGTGGAGCACAGGGATGCGCTCACAGCGCCTGCGTGTAAATACATGTACATCAACTGTCCTGACACGGGTGCAAGTTACACAATCAAGCGGAGACCGACTGCTTATAAACTGGCAAATACCTTTCCGAAGTCAGCCTCGTATTGACATAACTGGCACGTTTCCTTTCAGGAATTGCCTGAAGTGTtcatgctgtgtttgtgtttcaaaCCTGTTGTTTGAACAGGTtctttcagttcagctcagcgACGCCGCAGAAGACGGTCAGGTGGCATTTCACTACAGCCAGCTAGTTAACGAGTTTATACTGAGAAGTTACCGAGCAAAACAAGCACGTTGCAAACAGCCGTTTACTGCAGAGTGAACACTTTTCGAGAAGTGGCAGGTTACACACTGTCTGACTGGAGCTAACTGACCGTTAGTTAAGCGACTCGGCTAAGCTAGCGAGCAAAGTCCGGTTCGCAGTGTATTAAGAGTTTAGGTTAATAATTGGGGAATAACTGAGCCAGTCCGTCTGAACACGAGAGGGAGAGCGTAACGTTAACGaaaaaacagttttcatcaAAACATTATCTTCACCGTAACGTTAAAACGTAAGATACTCACaatctgttcttcagtgaaacGTCGTTACTGAGCCTCCCAGTCTTATGTAAAGCTCAGAAGGCAGGCGCTACCTCTGGATTTCCGAAACATCGAGCAGCACGATGGCAGCCACAGATGGCACACAGATCTGCCGCGACGATGGGAGGAAAGAGACGAGCGTCTTCAGCGGTTTTACACTTTGTGGAATATGAGAAGTTTTTATGAGCGTGGCAAATTATAAATCTGTTTATATCTGGCCAGTGAAAACGGGAAATTTTCCTTTGTACTTTCATCAGTTCAATAAATGCTCAAGAGAATTAGCAGAacacatatttttgtttttattgcattaaattattaattaaaccaatttatttattaataaattaatcatCATTCGAATGGAATCTGGGTGATGCAAGAACCTATTAGACTACTGCAATAGTGTTTTGGCTTTAATAAGCTAATAGTCTTTTTCACTTTTAGTTGAGATGAGTTCAtagttatatataatatttaatatataatatttagtaTACTTTCTCCATTCCGCAGTTCTTTGCATGCGGGTTTACTGTTTTTACGAAAACTAAAGATGGAGGTTTCATTGTGTCTTCTGAAGCAAGCCAGTGGACTACGGGTGGGTAATTAAattgatattttattgaaattgtTAGAAATTATGACAAACTATGCCTCtatgagcatattgtggataacATTAGTATCTAAAGAACACCAACTGGcgatgtttcattacaaagtgagcataatttgatgtttatttggGTTCATCactatcagactgtaaaacgCTGACTAAAAACTGtaggtttatttattatttattgatgagacacaggagaacattcagtgcaagactcattctaccgaaatgcTCCACAGAACACctcaggaagtcattcttacatgtggccatcaaactctgtAACTCCTCCCTCAATGTACAGTAGCTCAGAGGTGCACTAATTTGACCTGTTTAATACAGTCtgtatcatatttattatcacagctACTGCCACTTTATTTAAGAATTTAAacttgtacatattgcaaatttcttttttgtgttttaaattattaaagtgtttattcttttaaataaaggGTTCCgactgtaacaactgcagtttccctctgggatcattAAAGTACTCTTATtctgattattattagtagtagtagcagcagtagtagtggcagtagcagtaatagtactagtagtagtagtagtagcagtagcagcagcactAATACTAGTAGTAGTTGCAggagcagtaatagtagtagtagtactagtagtagtagtagttgtagtagcagcagcagtaatagtagcagtagtactagtagtagtagtagctgtagtagcagcagtagtagtaatagttgttgtagtagcagtagtactagtagcagtatcagtagtagtagtagtagtagtagtagcagtagtagcggtagcagtagtagtagcagtagcagcagcaatagtagtagtagtagatgtagtagtagcagtagtaatagcagcagtaaaagtagtagtagtagcagtagtagttgtagttgtagtagaagtagtactagtattagtagtagcagtagtag from Pygocentrus nattereri isolate fPygNat1 chromosome 5, fPygNat1.pri, whole genome shotgun sequence carries:
- the selenou1a gene encoding selenoprotein U 1a isoform X2, whose protein sequence is MGMWSLGLGAVGAAIAGIILANTDLFLTKPEPATVEYLEDADLKTTFGDDKTFKAQTLWEKSGAVIMVVRRPGUFLCREEAAELSSLKPQLDQLGVPLYAVVKEDIGTEIQDFRPHFAGDVFLDEKRAFYGPPQRKMGGLGFIRLGVWQNFFRAWKSGYQGNMNGEGFILGGVFVIGSGKQGVLLEHREKEFGDKVSTESVLEAAKKIVVEK
- the selenou1a gene encoding selenoprotein U 1a isoform X1 encodes the protein MPAMAFIKVQPKRIALFFRRGRCISHVNNSVKTQVYNCNSTAAEPLWLAGPSLDKKPQFLMNKLHPRCRPYLKSPVSCSCISIHAYSANQPSERVKNSQPNILESKASPAVLEGQTLAMGMWSLGLGAVGAAIAGIILANTDLFLTKPEPATVEYLEDADLKTTFGDDKTFKAQTLWEKSGAVIMVVRRPGUFLCREEAAELSSLKPQLDQLGVPLYAVVKEDIGTEIQDFRPHFAGDVFLDEKRAFYGPPQRKMGGLGFIRLGVWQNFFRAWKSGYQGNMNGEGFILGGVFVIGSGKQGVLLEHREKEFGDKVSTESVLEAAKKIVVEK